One stretch of Ananas comosus cultivar F153 linkage group 6, ASM154086v1, whole genome shotgun sequence DNA includes these proteins:
- the LOC109711508 gene encoding cytochrome b561, DM13 and DOMON domain-containing protein At5g54830-like, with the protein MASSPTPLPLLLLLLLLLLFSASTSSAPTPPSPLSSCRLLSPTFRLHWTLVPELRSMEIALEAAVPLDHYLALGWAAAPPLLADDVVVAGFSPRGAPFVADFFATAHAPCSLGAARNRSENARLVCARRRAGVSYFRFRLPLSPPVAAVSVAWASGPMRRPYYLPDDHGISFGRIILNASEVFDECPEPLEAEEKPLEKGVTPRFLIEDGDFTYRYNNSVGLDDMEVTFFWKLSNGSISIAARGERRSGYLAIGLGDRMVNSYAYVGWIDHEGKGRVSSYYINGRGPSNLHLTLENLTHVQCRSENGAILFEFTRPLSPSCSGKVECENVIDPTKPLKVIWAMGDRWSETHLSSGNMHSVMSDSPERIMLLRGLAEAEKDLRQVLAIHGFMMFVSWGVIFPTGILTARFLKHLNGDKWYRVHVFLQYTGLAVVVFSIFLAAAELGGIFISSMHTKFGVAAIILVVVQPINAYFRPNNEPASMRRRIWENTHSLSGRSAIIVGVAALFSGLKHFGDRHDSELAERLTWALVLWILIGVSVVLHLEHLELKRRRRDSNYSRGAWRLGDAEDDDDIVNLLRPHKTVLGPDPDPFGRTEVQLEHPSR; encoded by the coding sequence ATGGCGTCGTCTCCTACGCcactccccctcctcctcctcctcctcctcctcctcctcttctccgcTTCAACGAGCTCGGCGCCGACTCCTCCCTCTCCGCTCTCCAGCTGCCGACTCCTCTCCCCCACCTTCCGCCTCCACTGGACCCTCGTCCCCGAGCTCCGATCCATGGAGATCGCCCTCGAAGCCGCGGTCCCCCTCGACCACTACCTCGCCCTCGGATGGGCCGCCGCGCCCCCGCTCCTCGCCGACGACGTAGTCGTCGCCGGGTTCTCGCCCCGCGGCGCCCCCTTCGTCGCCGACTTCTTCGCCACCGCCCACGCCCCCTGCTCCCTCGGCGCCGCGCGCAACCGCTCCGAGAACGCGCGGTTGGTGTGCGCGCGCCGGCGCGCCGGCGTCTCCTACTTCCGCTTCCGCCTCCCCCTCTCGCCCCCCGTCGCTGCCGTGTCCGTGGCGTGGGCTTCGGGCCCGATGCGGCGCCCCTATTACCTCCCCGATGATCATGGAATCTCCTTCGGGCGCATCATCCTCAATGCGTCTGAGGTGTTCGACGAATGTCCTGAACCACTCGAAGCGGAGGAGAAGCCTCTCGAAAAGGGTGTAACACCAAGGTTTTTGATCGAAGATGGGGATTTTACCTATAGGTATAACAATAGTGTGGGGTTGGATGATATGGAAGTTACCTTCTTTTGGAAATTGTCTAATGGGTCCATCTCAATCGCGGCTCGGGGCGAGAGGAGAAGCGGGTACCTCGCGATTGGGCTCGGCGATCGGATGGTTAATAGTTATGCCTATGTAGGTTGGATAGATCACGAGGGGAAAGGCCGAGTGAGCTCGTACTACATCAACGGCCGCGGCCCGTCGAATCTGCATTTAACCTTAGAGAACTTAACACATGTTCAATGCAGATCGGAAAATGGCGCGATTTTGTTCGAGTTTACCCGACCGTTATCGCCTTCGTGTAGCGGGAAGGTAGAGTGCGAGAATGTGATTGATCCGACGAAGCCTTTGAAGGTGATTTGGGCGATGGGGGACCGCTGGTCGGAGACCCATTTGAGTTCAGGGAACATGCATTCGGTTATGAGTGATAGCCCTGAGCGCATTATGCTGCTTAGAGGATtggcggaggcggagaaggATTTGAGGCAGGTTTTAGCTATTCATGGATTTATGATGTTTGTTTCCTGGGGTGTTATATTTCCTACAGGGATATTGACCGCGAGGTTCCTAAAACATTTGAACGGCGATAAGTGGTACCGAGTACATGTATTTTTGCAGTACACCGGATTAGCTGTCGTGGTTTTCTCAATTTTTCTCGCAGCTGCGGAGCTTGGGGGAATTTTTATTAGCTCCATGCATACTAAATTTGGCGTGGCCGCGATAATACTGGTTGTTGTTCAGCCAATAAATGCATATTTCCGACCAAATAACGAGCCTGCTTCAATGAGAAGAAGAATCTGGGAGAACACTCATAGTTTATCAGGACGGAGTGCGATTATAGTTGGAGTAGCTGCGCTCTTTAGTGGACTGAAGCATTTTGGGGACAGGCACGATAGTGAACTCGCTGAACGGCTCACGTGGGCTCTAGTGCTGTGGATTTTGATAGGCGTTTCGGTTGTTTTGCACTTGGAACACCTAGAATTGAAACGGAGGAGAAGGGATAGTAATTATTCGAGAGGAGCTTGGAGATTAGGGGACgctgaggatgatgatgatataGTCAATCTGTTGCGTCCTCACAAAACAGTTTTAGGACCCGATCCTGATCCGTTTGGAAGAACAGAAGTGCAGCTTGAACATCCAAGCAGATAG
- the LOC109711220 gene encoding protein POLAR LOCALIZATION DURING ASYMMETRIC DIVISION AND REDISTRIBUTION-like, with amino-acid sequence MDVDDDAIMESERRRRRGSELVLASPSPSSKYSPRSLLSRLLLLLPLRRASPSSAAAGIGGGGGGGSEGFGCRVRIPGYCSGGKETREKGNGEGDGGDDDDEEEEEGEGGVEVRVPCDRDRAAEIEGGGVGSGESRSKEISISSGHKPEDVCLTLGIGVSLVFLLTKSATELNKITELRRQIEMLLVDIKNQMRKKNVSFSIEESNNAPMTGSSSFGNINRGDSVDYQENGSSRCLESVHCAFNPSTNPNCGSIRVNQSSIGMDQIEAELEVELELLQFSLNAKNSVQLPPHGESEPENGKSNLSESLSWSCGDDSEVKEQKAEEKESIPNCGVSAHELERRLHELLETRQQERIRELESALACAENNLREKEREIYWWRDTARLVSQHKDEALLR; translated from the exons ATGGATGTTGATGATGATGCGATAATGGAGagtgagaggaggaggagaagaggatcAGAGCTCGTTCTCGCCTCTCCATCTCCCTCCTCCAAATACTCTCCTCGGTCGCTTCTCtcgcgcctcctcctcctcctccccctccgccgcgcGTCTCcttcgtcggcggcggcggggatcggcggcggcggtggtggtggaAGCGAGGGTTTCGGGTGCCGGGTGCGGATCCCGGGGTATTGCTCCGGTGGGAAGGAGACGAGGGAGAAGGGAAATGGTGAGGGCGAtggtggtgatgatgatgatgaggaggaggaggaaggagaaggggGAGTGGAGGTGAGGGTTCCGTGTGATCGGGATCGAGCGGCGGAGATTGAGGGAGGTGGGGTTGGTTCCGGCGAGAGTCGTAGTAAAGAGATCTCCATCTCCTCAG GACATAAACCAGAAGATGTTTGTTTGACTCTTGGTATCGGTGTAAGTCTGGTCTTTCTTCTTACGAAGAGCGCGACCGAACTAAATAAGATAACAGAATTACGAAGGCAGATCGAAATGCTGCTTGTGGACATTAAGAATCAGATGCGAAAGAAGAATGTTTCCTTCAGCATCGAGGAGTCGAATAATGCGCCTATGACTGGGTCGAGTAGTTTtggaaatattaacagaggcgATTCTGTAGATTACCAAGAGAACGGATCATCCCGCTGTTTGGAATCAGTACACTGTGCCTTTAATCCTAGTACAAATCCAAATTGTGGTAGTATTAGAGTAAACCAAAGTAGCATTGGAATGGATCAGATAGAAGCAGAGCTTGAAGTTGAACTAGAACTCCTACAATTCAGTCTGAATGCCAAAAATTCAGTGCAGCTTCCACCACATGGAGAATCGGAG CCGGAAAATGGAAAGAGCAATCTTTCTGAAAGCTTATCTTGGAGTTGCGGAGACGACAGTGAGGTTAAAGAACAAAAagcagaagaaaaagaaagcattCCTAATTGTGGAGTTTCTGCACATGAGCTAGAGAGGAGATTGCATGAGCTACTAGAAACAAGGCAGCAAGAACGAATAAGAGAGCTCGAGTCAGCTTTGGCTTGTGCCGAAAATAATCTCcgtgagaaagaaagagaaatatactGGTGGAGGGACACTGCGAGGCTGGTCTCACAACACAAGGATGAAGCACTTTTAAG GTAA